A window of the Candidatus Paceibacterota bacterium genome harbors these coding sequences:
- a CDS encoding response regulator: MAQKIAIMEDEELILNLLEKKLIKEGYELLVARNGEEGLKLIKEKKPDLLLLDIIMPLKGGFEVLEEMQQDATLKDVPVIIISNSGQPVEIDRAQKLGAKDWLIKTDFDPQEVVDKIKKQIG; encoded by the coding sequence ATGGCACAAAAAATCGCAATCATGGAAGATGAGGAACTTATTCTTAATCTTCTGGAAAAAAAATTAATCAAAGAAGGGTATGAGCTTTTAGTTGCCAGGAACGGTGAAGAAGGGTTAAAGTTAATAAAAGAGAAAAAGCCAGACCTTCTTTTGCTGGATATCATCATGCCTTTAAAAGGAGGATTCGAAGTATTGGAGGAAATGCAGCAAGATGCGACCTTAAAGGATGTTCCGGTAATTATTATTTCAAATTCCGGACAACCCGTGGAAATTGACAGAGCCCAGAAGCTGGGAGCAAAAGACTGGCTGATTAAGACTGATTTTGACCCGCAAGAAGTAGTTGATAAAATAAAAAAACAAATCGGTTAA
- a CDS encoding type IV secretion system DNA-binding domain-containing protein, with protein sequence MEIFLNPQILVLILAGIAFLVLLLIFNSLLGRKRERFFLNQGMNLSLFLITLPYEGKIDKEKEMPLQDYLKLGEQFFSSLAGIREENAFSRFLFGNPYFVFEIAVHHAKEEIFFYVACPRKFSQIMEKQILGFWPRAQVQSIEDYNIFNPEGASVGSKASLSNLAILPIKSYKDFQVDPLSSITSTLTKLKKEGEGAAVQILFRSSKKSIKKQAFEAVQSLQSGKNFDTAMAEAKKSGFFADMSKTFAPKNDKKPEDAFNRTEIGPAQQEAIASISTKASQSLFDVNLRILVSAENEIRAKSMLGEIESSFEQFNAPLLNQFKFKHAAKRELKKLFYKFSFRLFNESEAMVFSSGELATIFHLPASSLHTPNIKWIKMKQVAPPVNLPEQGINIGKSAFRAEERIVRGTDEDRQRHFYIVGQTGTGKSVLIQEMLRQDIEGGQGVALIDPHGDLAERVLGLIPASRAEDVIYFNPGDVAKPLGLNILEYDRNYPESKTFVVNEILEIFEKLYNMKAQGFGGPIFEQYMRNALLLVMEDPDSGTTLIEVPRVLADTNFRKYKLSRCKNIVVKNFWEQEAEKAGGEAALVNMVPYITSKMNVFTANDLVRPIISQQQSSINFREIMDQGKILIVNLSKGKLGDINSYLLGMIIVGKILIAAMSRADLKEEKRKPFYLYIDEFHNVTTGSIASALAEARKYKLAMVLAHQFIGQIDEDTRKAIFGNVGSIICFRVGPEDAKYLVTQFEPVFDENDLVNIDNRNAAIRLLIGGETSNPFNIVTFPPSQSNEKVAELIKELSRVKYGRDLSVVEDELSKRMQEGFF encoded by the coding sequence ATGGAAATATTTTTAAATCCGCAAATCTTAGTTCTCATCTTGGCGGGAATCGCTTTCTTGGTGCTACTTTTGATTTTTAATTCTTTGCTCGGCAGAAAAAGGGAAAGATTTTTCCTTAATCAGGGCATGAATCTTTCTTTATTTTTGATTACCTTGCCTTATGAGGGGAAAATAGACAAAGAAAAAGAGATGCCTTTGCAGGATTATTTAAAACTCGGCGAACAGTTTTTTTCATCTTTGGCAGGCATTCGGGAGGAAAATGCATTCTCCCGTTTTTTGTTCGGCAACCCATATTTCGTTTTTGAAATTGCCGTTCATCACGCCAAAGAAGAAATATTCTTTTATGTTGCCTGCCCGCGCAAGTTTTCCCAAATAATGGAAAAGCAGATTCTCGGTTTTTGGCCGAGAGCCCAGGTCCAGTCGATTGAAGATTACAATATTTTTAATCCGGAGGGCGCTTCTGTCGGCAGCAAAGCTTCTTTGAGCAATTTAGCCATTTTGCCGATTAAAAGCTACAAGGACTTCCAGGTTGATCCTTTGTCATCAATAACCAGTACGCTTACCAAATTAAAGAAAGAAGGGGAGGGAGCGGCTGTCCAGATTCTTTTCAGGTCGAGTAAAAAATCAATCAAAAAGCAGGCTTTTGAAGCGGTACAATCTTTGCAATCGGGAAAAAACTTCGATACAGCTATGGCTGAGGCTAAAAAATCTGGATTTTTTGCTGACATGAGTAAAACTTTTGCTCCGAAAAACGATAAAAAACCGGAAGATGCCTTTAATAGAACGGAGATAGGTCCGGCCCAGCAGGAAGCCATTGCTTCAATTTCAACAAAAGCTTCCCAGTCTTTATTTGACGTCAATTTAAGGATTTTAGTTTCAGCCGAAAATGAGATAAGGGCTAAAAGCATGCTCGGAGAAATAGAAAGTTCTTTTGAACAATTCAACGCCCCTCTTTTAAATCAGTTTAAATTCAAGCACGCAGCTAAAAGAGAATTGAAAAAGCTTTTTTATAAATTTTCTTTCAGGCTTTTCAATGAGAGCGAAGCCATGGTTTTTTCTTCCGGAGAGTTGGCGACGATTTTTCATTTGCCTGCTTCAAGCCTTCATACTCCGAATATCAAATGGATTAAAATGAAGCAGGTAGCGCCTCCGGTCAACCTTCCAGAGCAAGGAATAAATATCGGAAAGAGCGCTTTCCGGGCAGAGGAAAGAATAGTAAGGGGTACAGACGAAGACAGACAAAGGCATTTTTACATTGTCGGTCAGACAGGTACGGGTAAATCCGTATTAATTCAGGAAATGCTTAGGCAGGATATTGAAGGCGGTCAGGGAGTAGCCCTGATTGATCCCCACGGGGATTTAGCTGAGCGCGTTTTAGGCCTAATTCCTGCTTCTAGGGCAGAAGACGTAATTTATTTTAATCCGGGAGATGTTGCCAAGCCTCTTGGTCTTAACATACTTGAATACGACCGGAATTACCCGGAATCAAAAACGTTCGTTGTCAATGAAATTCTGGAGATTTTTGAAAAGTTATATAATATGAAAGCCCAGGGGTTTGGCGGTCCTATATTCGAGCAGTATATGAGAAATGCTCTTTTACTGGTTATGGAAGATCCGGATTCAGGCACCACTTTAATCGAGGTGCCAAGGGTTTTAGCTGATACCAATTTCAGAAAGTACAAACTGTCCCGTTGCAAGAATATAGTGGTCAAGAATTTCTGGGAGCAGGAAGCGGAAAAAGCAGGGGGCGAGGCAGCCTTGGTGAATATGGTGCCTTACATTACCAGTAAAATGAACGTTTTTACGGCCAATGACCTTGTTCGTCCTATTATTTCCCAGCAGCAATCATCAATAAACTTCAGAGAAATTATGGACCAGGGCAAGATTCTTATCGTTAATCTTTCCAAGGGAAAATTAGGAGACATTAATTCGTACTTATTGGGTATGATTATCGTCGGCAAAATACTTATTGCTGCCATGTCCAGAGCTGATTTGAAAGAAGAGAAAAGAAAGCCTTTTTATCTGTATATAGACGAGTTTCATAACGTCACTACTGGCAGTATTGCTTCTGCTTTGGCTGAAGCAAGAAAATACAAGCTGGCCATGGTTTTGGCCCACCAGTTTATCGGCCAGATTGACGAGGACACTAGAAAGGCGATTTTCGGCAATGTCGGCTCCATTATCTGCTTCAGAGTGGGACCGGAAGACGCCAAATACTTGGTTACTCAGTTTGAGCCGGTTTTCGATGAGAATGATCTGGTTAATATTGATAACCGCAATGCCGCTATCAGGCTATTGATTGGCGGAGAAACTTCCAATCCTTTCAATATTGTTACTTTTCCTCCTAGCCAATCAAACGAAAAAGTGGCAGAATTGATTAAAGAGTTATCCAGGGTAAAATATGGAAGAGATTTGTCTGTCGTGGAAGACGAGCTTTCAAAAAGAATGCAGGAAGGGTTTTTCTAA
- the holA gene encoding DNA polymerase III subunit delta, with amino-acid sequence MIILLYGPNTYSSRQKLQEIIDSYKKIHKSGLSLIYFDAGNLKFEEFKDALQQTSMFDEKKMIVLSNSFSNKDFKEELLESLSFFLDTKDIILLYEEVKILERDKLLKTLEKQAKVQEFQFLEGAKLKNWIKQEFAKLKAEISPEALDKIIDFAGNDLWQISNEVKKLAAFKKGKRINVEDVELLVKPKIESDIFKTIDAIAAKNKKQALLLIHEHLEKGDNPVYLLSMINFQFRNLLMVKELIEKGMPYYAISKATKLHPFVVRKSYQQAARFSFAELKKIYQQLFEADLAIKTGKIGSEVALDLFLSGI; translated from the coding sequence ATGATTATTTTGCTTTACGGCCCAAATACATACAGCAGCCGCCAGAAATTGCAAGAGATTATTGATAGTTATAAAAAAATCCACAAAAGCGGATTGAGTTTGATATATTTTGACGCCGGAAACTTGAAATTTGAAGAATTTAAAGACGCATTACAGCAAACTTCAATGTTTGACGAAAAAAAGATGATAGTTCTGTCAAATTCTTTTTCCAATAAAGATTTCAAAGAAGAATTATTGGAGAGCCTCAGCTTTTTCCTTGATACAAAAGACATTATTTTGCTTTATGAGGAAGTTAAGATTTTGGAAAGAGATAAGCTGTTAAAAACCCTGGAAAAACAAGCTAAAGTACAGGAATTCCAATTTTTGGAGGGAGCAAAGCTGAAGAACTGGATAAAACAGGAGTTTGCCAAGTTAAAAGCGGAAATCAGTCCGGAGGCCTTGGATAAAATCATTGATTTTGCCGGCAATGATCTTTGGCAGATATCCAATGAAGTGAAGAAATTAGCTGCTTTTAAAAAAGGCAAAAGAATTAATGTTGAAGACGTGGAGTTACTGGTAAAGCCGAAGATTGAAAGCGATATTTTTAAAACGATTGACGCTATCGCTGCTAAAAACAAAAAACAGGCTTTATTGTTAATCCACGAGCATTTGGAGAAGGGCGACAATCCTGTTTATCTTCTTTCAATGATTAATTTCCAATTTAGAAATCTTTTGATGGTAAAAGAGCTTATCGAAAAAGGCATGCCATATTACGCTATTTCAAAGGCAACGAAATTACATCCTTTTGTAGTTAGAAAAAGCTACCAGCAGGCAGCCAGGTTTTCTTTTGCTGAATTAAAAAAAATCTACCAGCAGTTATTTGAGGCAGATTTGGCGATAAAGACAGGCAAAATCGGTTCAGAAGTGGCTCTTGATTTATTCCTTAGCGGGATTTAG
- a CDS encoding response regulator, which produces MAKKILIIEDDKFLRDLISQKLLKEGFDIAQAVDGEDGIKKIKEENPDLILLDLILPGIDGFEVLTQMKADQNLASIPVIILSNLGQKEDIEKGLKLGANDFLIKAHFTPGEIIEKIKNVLK; this is translated from the coding sequence ATGGCAAAGAAAATTTTAATAATTGAAGACGATAAATTCCTGAGGGATTTGATCAGCCAAAAACTGCTTAAAGAAGGTTTTGACATAGCCCAAGCAGTAGATGGGGAAGACGGAATCAAAAAAATCAAGGAAGAAAATCCAGATTTGATTTTATTGGACCTTATTCTGCCCGGTATTGACGGTTTTGAGGTTTTGACCCAGATGAAAGCAGACCAGAATCTAGCTTCGATTCCGGTAATTATTCTTTCCAATCTTGGCCAGAAAGAAGACATAGAAAAAGGATTAAAGCTGGGAGCGAATGATTTCTTGATCAAGGCGCATTTCACTCCCGGCGAGATTATCGAAAAGATAAAGAATGTTTTAAAATAG
- the rpsT gene encoding 30S ribosomal protein S20: MPIIKSAKKALRKSQKRRAINAAKTRKLKSLLKEVRVLVAEKKIEEAKKLLPQIYKTLDKAAKTKLIKKNTASRKKSRISKLIAKSR; encoded by the coding sequence ATGCCTATTATCAAATCAGCTAAAAAAGCTCTTCGCAAAAGCCAGAAAAGAAGAGCAATCAATGCCGCGAAAACTAGAAAACTAAAAAGCCTCTTAAAAGAGGTGAGGGTTTTGGTAGCAGAAAAGAAAATTGAAGAAGCGAAAAAGCTTCTACCGCAAATCTATAAAACTTTAGATAAAGCAGCTAAAACCAAACTGATTAAAAAGAATACTGCTTCCAGGAAAAAATCAAGAATCTCAAAATTGATCGCTAAATCCCGCTAA